One stretch of Glandiceps talaboti chromosome 7, keGlaTala1.1, whole genome shotgun sequence DNA includes these proteins:
- the LOC144437650 gene encoding cubilin-like yields MKLLVVIDILICLSIEWEGVKTEHAKRTTDCLVLAPGEEQFITSPNYPSVYGNNEDFAACVQAGTNGLLYYEVVTFETECDHDFLTINGNRQPCDEISSICGIEVPSNNLEITFKTDGTITYSGFSIKVWATEQDTVSSDSCAVLTPGEERMITSPNYPSNYDTCVNMFTCVKLEGDANVRLYYRVTDFETECGYDFLTINGNRQPCDETSPNCGIDVLSKTLEITFMTDGTSTYRGFSIKVWAAEQETAIASDSCVVLTLGEEQILTSPNYPSNYDNCGNMFTCVKTEGNTILDYEVTDFETQCDVDNLVINGNTHTCNEISPSAVPVPSRNLEVTFHTDGQIVNRGFRMRVWASDLCIHLAPGEEQIITSPNYPSNYDNQEEMNACVVVDGDAILHYQVTAFQTECNYDFLTINGNRQPCNEISSSDGVEVTSNNLDVTFTSDNSVVNPGFSMRVWAAEPVATTEQSDSCEVLTSNEETTIASPNYPSNYENGANKAACVTLEGDAKLYYQVTDFDIECGYDILTINGNIQSCNEVSTSGHEVPSKNLEITFTSDQSVTYNGFSIRVWAAVTVPTTTPPSVSCEVIPPDEERILTSPNFPSDYDNDVHMAACFGATEGVSMYYQLTDYETECNVDVLTINGNQQSCNKITTGDGTEVPDNDLQVTFTSDGSVVYRGFRMRIWVPHIPVPPSDCDKYVELTSGEAQIVKSGNYPSPYDPFESSTVCFGAWGNAILLYEMTDFDVECGYDNVTVNGDIQACDTISVGETIAVTSTYLKISFESDCQVEKRGFNLRVWAEAE; encoded by the exons ATGAAGTTACTCGTGGTGATAGACATTCTGATATGTCTCTCCATTGAATGG gaGGGCGTTAAAACTGAACATGCCAAACGAACCA CGGACTGTCTTGTTCTTGCACCTGGCGAAGAGCAATTTATTACATCACCAAACTATCCCTCTGTTTATGGTAATAATGAAGATTTTGCTGCTTGCGTACAAGCAGGCACCAATGGTCTCCTGTACTATGAAGTCGTTACTTTCGAAACTGAATGCGACCATGATTTCTTAACGATCAATGGAAACAGACAGCCTTGTGATGAAATATCCTCAATTTGTGGAATTGAGGTTCCTTCCAATAATCTTGAAATTACATTTAAGACTGATGGTACAATAACATATAGTGGTTTTAGTATCAAGGTATGGGCAACTG AACAAGACACAGTCTCAAGTGATTCCTGTGCAGTGCTTACACCTGGTGAAGAGCGAATGATTACGTCACCAAACTACCCCTCTAATTATGATACCTgtgtaaatatgtttacttgTGTAAAGCTAGAGGGTGATGCCAATGTTCGCCTGTACTATCGAGTCACTGATTTCGAAACTGAATGTGGCTATGATTTCTTAACGATCAATGGTAACAGACAGCCTTGCGATGAAACATCCCCAAATTGTGGAATTGATGTTCTTTCCAAGACTCTTGAAATTACATTCATGACTGATGGTACAAGTACATATCGTGGTTTCAGTATCAAGGTATGGGCAGCTG AACAAGAGACAGCCATAGCCAGTGATTCCTGTGTAGTGCTTACACTTGGCGAAGAGCAAATTCTTACGTCACCAAACTACCCCTCTAATTATGATAACTGTGGAAATATGTTTACTTGTGTGAAGACAGAGGGCAATACGATTTTGGACTATGAAGTTACTGATTTCGAAACACAGTGTGATGTCGATAACTTAGTGATAAAtggtaacacacacacatgtaatgaAATATCGCCATCCGCCGTTCCTGTACCTTCTCGGAATCTTGAGGTGACTTTTCACACTGACGGACAGATTGTAAATCGTGGATTCAGAATGAGAGTATGGGCAAGTG ATCTGTGTATTCATCTTGCACCTGGTGAAGAGCAAATTATTACATCACCGAACTACCCCTCTAATTATGATAACCAAGAAGAGATGAATGCCTGTGTGGTAGTAGATGGTGATGCTATCCTGCACTATCAAGTCACTGCTTTCCAAACTGAGTGTAACTATGATTTCTTGACGATCAATGGCAACAGACAACCCTGCAATGAAATATCCTCGAGTGACGGTGTTGAAGTAACATCTAATAATCTTGATGTGACATTTACGAGTGATAATTCAGTCGTAAACCCAGGTTTTAGTATGAGGGTATGGGCAGCTG AACCGGTGGCAACTACAGAACAAAGTGATTCCTGTGAAGTTCTCACATCTAATGAGGAGACAACCATCGCTTCACCAAACTATCCCTCAAATTACGAAAATGGTGCAAATAAGGCTGCATGTGTGACATTAGAGGGTGATGCTAAACTTTATTATCAAGTCACTGATTTTGATATAGAATGTGGCTATGATATCTTGACTATTAATGGTAACATACAGTCATGTAATGAGGTCTCAACCAGCGGACATGAAGTACCTTCCAAGAATCTTGAGATAACATTCACCAgtgatcaatcagttacatatAACGGATTCAGTATCCGAGTATGGGCAGCTG TAACAGTGCCAACCACTACTCCGCCAAGTGTCTCGTGCGAAGTCATCCCACCAGATGAAGAGCGAATTCTGACGTCACCTAACTTTCCCTCTGACTACGACAACGATGTACATATGGCTGCCTGTTTCGGAGCAACTGAAGGTGTTAGTATGTACTATCAACTTACCGATTACGAAACGGAGTGTAATGTTGATGTCTTAACGATTAATGGTAACCAACAGAGTTGTAATAAGATCACCACTGGTGACGGAACTGAAGTACCTGACAACGACCTTCAAGTCACATTTACCAGCGATGGTTCAGTTGTATATCGTGGATTCCGTATGCGAATATGGGTACCTC ATATACCAGTGCCACCGAGTGACTGTGACAAGTATGTTGAGCTTACATCCGGTGAAGCTCAAATTGTAAAGTCAGGAAACTACCCGTCGCCGTATGATCCATTCGAAAGTAGCACAGTGTGTTTCGGCGCATGGGGCAATGCAATTCTGCTGTATGAAATGACCGATTTTGATGTGGAATGTGGCTACGATAATGTAACAGTCAATGGTGACATACAGGCCTGCGATACCATATCCGTTGGAGAGACTATCGCAGTAACGTCGACATATCTGAAAATATCCTTTGAAAGCGATTGCCAAGTTGAAAAGAGAGGTTTCAATTTGAGAGTTTGGGCAGAAG CTGAATGA